A single Lolium perenne isolate Kyuss_39 chromosome 6, Kyuss_2.0, whole genome shotgun sequence DNA region contains:
- the LOC139832783 gene encoding uncharacterized protein: MASNFVDATGEEGTFRSTTPTGAAASSPRVMRRSFSSASSGSHGGGAGKCVCAPATHAGSFKCRFHRTNSQGHGHLHPSPPVSPAGASASSPPESSPTSSQ, translated from the coding sequence ATGGCCTCCAACTTCGTCGACGCCACCGGCGAGGAGGGCACCTTCCGAAGCACGACCCCCACGGGAGCCGCGGCGTCGTCCCCGCGTGTGATGCGCCGGAGCTTCTCGTCCGCGTCCTCGGGCAgccacggcggcggcgcgggcaagTGCGTCTGCGCGCCAGCGACGCACGCAGGATCGTTCAAGTGCCGTTTTCACCGCACCAACTCCCAGGGCCACGGGCACCTCCACCCTTCCCCTCCGGTCTCTCCGGCCGGGGCCTCCGCCTCGTCCCCGCCGGAATCGTCCCCCACCTCCTCGCAGTGA